A portion of the Salminus brasiliensis chromosome 9, fSalBra1.hap2, whole genome shotgun sequence genome contains these proteins:
- the puf60b gene encoding poly(U)-binding-splicing factor PUF60-B yields MENGQGMGSKLGLPPLTPEQQEALQRAKKYAMEQSIKSVLVKQTIAHQQQQLTNLQMAAVTMGFGDPLSPLQSVAAQRQRALAIMCRVYVGSIYYELGEDTIRQAFAPFGPIKSIDMSWDSVTMKHKGFAFVEYEVPEAAQLALEQMNSVMLGGRNIKVGRPGNIGQAQPIIDQLAEEARAYNRIYVASVHPDLSDDDIKSVFEAFGKIKSCMLAREPTTGKHKGYCFIEYEKPQSSVDAVSSMNLFDLGGQYLRVGKAVTPPMPLLTPTTPGGLPPAAAVAAAAATAKITAQEALVTPAQLLSQQMGLPQAVLAAQAPGLITGVTPVRPTLPVVPQVGLVNPVLASPPITSSTSTGTPTATTQQPPAEPKKEIEEKQREENAARVDGLGKESVNEQEQLGSSGGKHAVAQSGSTVMVLRNMVGPEDIDDDLEGEVTEECGKFGAVNRVIIYQERQGEEDDAEIIVKIFVEFSDSEEMNKAIQALNNRWFAGRKVVAEVYDQERFNNSDLSA; encoded by the exons ATGGAGAATGGTCAAGGCATGGGCTCCAAACTGGGCCTGCCGCCCCTCACTCCGGAGCAGCAGGAAGCACTGCAGAGG GCAAAGAAATATGCCATGGAGCAGAGCATTAAGAGTGTCCTGGTCAAACAGACAATAGCccaccaacagcagcagctaacAAACCTGCAG ATGGCAGCAGTGACTATGGGCTTTGGAGATCCTCTCTCACCTTTACAATCG GTGGCAGCGCAGAGGCAGAGAGCTCTGGCAATCATGTGTCGAGTCTACGTGGGGTCCATCTATTACGAGCTTGGCGAGGACACCATCCGGCAGGCCTTTGCCCCGTTCGGTCCAATCAAGAGCATCGACATGTCCTGGGACTCTGTCACCATGAAACACAAG GGATTTGCCTTTGTGGAGTATGAGGTGCCCGAAGCTGCTCAGCTGGCCCTGGAGCAGATGAATTCAGTCATGCTGGGTGGGAGGAACATAAAG GTGGGGCGGCCAGGTAACATTGGACAGGCACAACCCATCATCGACCAACTGGCAGAAGAGGCGCGCGCATACAACCGCATCTATGTAGCCTCAGTGCACCCGGACCTGTCTGATGATGACATCAAGAGCGTCTTCGAGGCCTTCGGCAAGATTAAAAGCTGCATGCTGGCCCGGGAGCCCACCACAGGGAAGCACAAGGGCTACTGCTTTATCG AATATGAAAAGCCTCAGTCGTCAGTTGATGCAGTGTCCTCCATGAACCTGTTTGACCTTGGAGGTCAGTACCTGAGAGTTGGGAAGGCTGTGACCCCTCCAATGCCCTTGTTGACCCCCACAACACCTGGTGGCTTGCCCCCTGCCGCAGCCGTGGCGGCTGCAGCTGCCACCGCTAAAATCACAGCTCAG GAGGCATTGGTGACTCCAGCCCAGCTCCTTAGCCAGCAAATGGGGCTTCCTCAGGCTGTGCTGGCGGCCCAGGCCCCAGGCTTAATTACAG GTGTGACGCCTGTTCGACCAACCCTGCCCGTGGTTCCTCAGGTTGGCCTGGTCAACCCTGTGCTGGCCTCACCACCCATTACATCCAGCACATCCACAGGGACGCCGACAGCCACcacacaacaaccacctgctgagCCTAAGAAGGAAATAGAAGAGAAACAGCGGGAGGAAAACGCGGCTCGGGTTGATGGTCTAGGGAAGGAAAGTGTAAACGAGCAAGAGCAACTTGGCAGCAGTGGAGGCAAACATGCAGTCGCACAATCAGGG TCCACAGTAATGGTGTTGCGAAACATGGTGGGGCCTGAGGACATTGACGATGACCTGGAGGGCGAAGTGACAGAGGAATGTGGGAAATTTGGCGCTGTGAACAGAGTCATCATCTACCAGGAACGTCAGGGGGAGGAAGATGATGCTGAGATCATCGTGAAGATCTTTGTGGAGTTCTCTGACAGTGAAGAAATGAACAAGGCCATTCAGGCCCTCAACAACCGGTGGTTCGCAGGCCGCAAAGTTGTGGCTGAGGTCTATGATCAGGAGCGGTTCAATAATAGTGACCTCTCTGCATAA